The following are encoded in a window of Arvicanthis niloticus isolate mArvNil1 chromosome 1, mArvNil1.pat.X, whole genome shotgun sequence genomic DNA:
- the Xndc1n gene encoding protein XNDC1N isoform X1, producing MAPVKISHVVSFSSQDPKYPVENLLNPDSHRGPWLSCPQDKTRQLKVEFQLERAVPISYIDVGNCGCAFLQIDVGRSSWPLDRPFVTLLPATMLMSLTDSKEGKNRSGVRMFKDDDFLTPASGESWDRLRLTCSQPFTRHQSFGLAFLRVRSSLDSLADPIIDPSAPGSSGLSQNSTDVLESDPSPWLANPSIRRTFFPDPQTSTKEISELKGMLKQLQPGPLGRAARMVLSAARKAPPTSVMSPNNSHGEPGPSHPESAEPRAEEPNRKNDAGRRKRRKVQEQRRLSSNSSSQPNRRGTGRTRQRQHQPQTRSDDGGMQATGQCPICAGSFSIETLPRHAATCGESSPPQPASPASLSSSESVLWVSSPESSPPPSWTQCPICELQFSAREIEEHASMCGEVFPA from the exons GATCCCAAATATCCTGTGGAGAACTTGCTGAACCCCGACAGCCACAGGGGACCTTGGCTCAGCTGCCCTCAGGACAAGACTAGGCAACTGAAAGTGGAGTTTCAGCTGGAGAGGGCAGTGCCCATAAGCTATATTGATGTTG GTAACTGTGGCTGTGCTTTCCTACAGATTGATGTGGGTCGTTCTTCCTGGCCCCTGGACAGACCTTTTGTCACCCTGCTCCCTGCCACCATGCTAATGTCCCTCACTGACTCAAAGGAGGGGAAGAACCGCTCAGGGGTCCGGATGTTTAAAGATG atgatTTCCTCACTCCAGCCTCAGGAGAATCATGGGATCGGCTTCGATTGACCTGCTCCCAACCTTTCACACGTCATCAGTCCTTTGGCCTGGCCTTCCTACGAGTGCGGTCCTCTTTGGACTCTCTGGCTGACCCTATAATAGATCCCTCAGCCCCTGGAAGCTCTGGGCTTAGCCAG AACTCTACTGATGTGCTGGAGTCTGATCCTAGCCCCTGGCTGGCTAATCCTTCTATCCGGAGGACATTCTTCCCAGATCCCCAGAC GAGCACCAAGGAAATTTCAGAACTCAAGGGAATGTTGAAGCAATTGCAGCCAGGGCCTCTGGGGCGGGCAGCCCGCATGGTGCTTTCTGCTGCCCGTAAGGCACCTCCAACCAGTGTCATGAGCCCAAACAACAGCCATGGAGAACCAGGTCCCAGTCATCCGGAGAGTGCAG AGCCCAGAGCAGAAGAACCCAACAGGAAGAACGatgcaggaagaaggaagaggaggaaagtgCAGGAGCAAAGGAG ACTGTCGTCCAACTCAAGTTCTCAGCCAAATAGGAGGGGGACAGGAAGGACAAGGCAAAGACAGCACCAACCTCAGACCAGAAGTGATGACGGTGGGATGCAGGCTACCGGACAGTGTCCCATTTGTGCAG GTTCCTTCAGTATTGAGACTCTTCCCCGGCATGCTGCCACTTGTGGAGAGAGCTCCCCACCCCAGCCAGCTTCTCCTGCCTCCTTGTCTTCCTCGGAGTCCGTGCTATGGGTGTCCTCCCCAGAGAGCTCGCCTCCACCTTCCTGGACCCAGTGCCCTATTTGTGAATTACAATTCTCGGCAAGAGAAATAGAAGAACATGCCAGCATGTGTGGGGAAGTTTTTCCAGCCTGA
- the Xndc1n gene encoding protein XNDC1N isoform X2: protein MAPVKISHVVSFSSQDPKYPVENLLNPDSHRGPWLSCPQDKTRQLKVEFQLERAVPISYIDVDDFLTPASGESWDRLRLTCSQPFTRHQSFGLAFLRVRSSLDSLADPIIDPSAPGSSGLSQNSTDVLESDPSPWLANPSIRRTFFPDPQTSTKEISELKGMLKQLQPGPLGRAARMVLSAARKAPPTSVMSPNNSHGEPGPSHPESAEPRAEEPNRKNDAGRRKRRKVQEQRRLSSNSSSQPNRRGTGRTRQRQHQPQTRSDDGGMQATGQCPICAGSFSIETLPRHAATCGESSPPQPASPASLSSSESVLWVSSPESSPPPSWTQCPICELQFSAREIEEHASMCGEVFPA, encoded by the exons GATCCCAAATATCCTGTGGAGAACTTGCTGAACCCCGACAGCCACAGGGGACCTTGGCTCAGCTGCCCTCAGGACAAGACTAGGCAACTGAAAGTGGAGTTTCAGCTGGAGAGGGCAGTGCCCATAAGCTATATTGATGTTG atgatTTCCTCACTCCAGCCTCAGGAGAATCATGGGATCGGCTTCGATTGACCTGCTCCCAACCTTTCACACGTCATCAGTCCTTTGGCCTGGCCTTCCTACGAGTGCGGTCCTCTTTGGACTCTCTGGCTGACCCTATAATAGATCCCTCAGCCCCTGGAAGCTCTGGGCTTAGCCAG AACTCTACTGATGTGCTGGAGTCTGATCCTAGCCCCTGGCTGGCTAATCCTTCTATCCGGAGGACATTCTTCCCAGATCCCCAGAC GAGCACCAAGGAAATTTCAGAACTCAAGGGAATGTTGAAGCAATTGCAGCCAGGGCCTCTGGGGCGGGCAGCCCGCATGGTGCTTTCTGCTGCCCGTAAGGCACCTCCAACCAGTGTCATGAGCCCAAACAACAGCCATGGAGAACCAGGTCCCAGTCATCCGGAGAGTGCAG AGCCCAGAGCAGAAGAACCCAACAGGAAGAACGatgcaggaagaaggaagaggaggaaagtgCAGGAGCAAAGGAG ACTGTCGTCCAACTCAAGTTCTCAGCCAAATAGGAGGGGGACAGGAAGGACAAGGCAAAGACAGCACCAACCTCAGACCAGAAGTGATGACGGTGGGATGCAGGCTACCGGACAGTGTCCCATTTGTGCAG GTTCCTTCAGTATTGAGACTCTTCCCCGGCATGCTGCCACTTGTGGAGAGAGCTCCCCACCCCAGCCAGCTTCTCCTGCCTCCTTGTCTTCCTCGGAGTCCGTGCTATGGGTGTCCTCCCCAGAGAGCTCGCCTCCACCTTCCTGGACCCAGTGCCCTATTTGTGAATTACAATTCTCGGCAAGAGAAATAGAAGAACATGCCAGCATGTGTGGGGAAGTTTTTCCAGCCTGA